From the Triticum urartu cultivar G1812 chromosome 4, Tu2.1, whole genome shotgun sequence genome, the window ggtccgatgaatattgaggctcgtggcggatatcgttattttctcaccttcacagatgatttaagcagatatgggtatatctacttaatgaaacataagtctgaaacatttgaaaagttcaaagaatttcagagtgaagttgaaactcatcgtaacaagaaaataaaatttctacgatctgatcgtggaggagaatatttgagttacgagtttggtctacatttgaaacaatgcagaatagtttcgcaactcacgccacccggaacaccacagcgtaatggtgtgcccgaacgtcgtaatcgtaatttactagatatggtgtgatctatgatgtctcttacagatttaccgctatcgttttggggttatgctttagagacagctgcattcacgttaaatagggcaccatcgaaatccgttgagacaacgccttatgaactgtggtttggcaagaaaccaaagttgtcgtttctgaaagtttggggctgtgatgcttatgtgaaaaagcttcaacctgataagctcgaacccaaatcagagaaatgtgtcttcataggatacccaaaggaaactgttgggtacaccttctatcacagatccgaaggcaagactttcgttgctaagaatggatcctttctagaaaaggagtttctctcgaaagaagtgagtgggaggaaagtagaacttgatgaggtaactatacccactcccttattggaaagtagtacatcacagaaaccggtttctgtgacacctacaccaattagtgaggaagctaatgataatgatcatgaaactgcagatcaagttactaccgaacctcgtagatcaaccataataagatctgcaccagagtggtacggtaatcatgttctggaaatcatgctactagatcatgatgaacctatgaactatgaagaagcgatggtgatcccagattccgcaaaatggctagaagccatgaaatctgagctgggatccatgtatgagaacaaagtgtggactttggttgacttgcccattgatcggcaagcaattgagaataaatggatattcaagaagaagactgacgctgacggtaatgttattgtctacaaagctcgacttgttgcaaaaggttttcgacaagttcaagggattgactacgatgagaccttctcacccgtagcgatgcttaagtctgtccgaatcatgttagcaattgccgcattttatgattatgaaatttggcaaatggatgttaaaactgcattcctgaatggatttctggaagaagagttgtatatgatgcagccagaaggttttgtcgatccaaagggagctaacaaagtgtgcaagctccagcgatccatttatggactggtgcaagcctctcggagttggaataaatgctttgatagtgtgatcaaagcatttggttttgtacagacttttggagaagcctgtatttacaagaaagtgagtgggagctctgtagcatttctgatattatatgtggatgacatattattgattggaaatgatatagaatttctggatagcataaagggatatttgaataagagtttttcaatgaaagacctcggtgaagctgcttacatattgggcattaagatctatagagatagatcaaaacgcttaattagactttcacaaagcacataccttgacaaagttttgaagaagttcaaaatggatcaggcaaagaaagggttcttgcctgtgttacaaggtgtgaagttgagtaagactcaatgtccgaccaccgcagaagatagagagaaaatgaaatatgttccctatgcttcagccataggctctatcatgtatgcaatgctgtgtaccagacctgatgtgtgccttgctataagtctagcagggaggtaccaaagtaatccaggagtggatcactggacagcagtcaagaacatcctgaagtacctgaaaaggactaaggatgtgtttctcatatatggaggtgacaaagagctcatcgtaaatggttacgttgatgcaagctttgacactgatccagacgattctaaatcgcaaaccggatacgtgtttatattgaacggtggagctgtcagttggtgcagttctaaacaaagcgtcgtggcgggatctacatgtcaAGCGGAGTACAAagttgcttcggaagcagcaaatgaaggagtctggatgaaggagttcatatccgatctaggtgtcatacctagtgcatcgggtccaatgaaaatcttttgtgacaatactggtgcaattgccttggtgaaggaatccagatttcacaagagaaccaagcacatcaagagacgcttcaattccattcgggatttagtccaagtgggagacatagaaatttgcaagatacatacggatctgaatgttgcagactcgctgactaagcctcttccacgagcaaaacatgatcagcaccaaggctccatgggtgttagaatcattactgtgtaatctagattattgactctagtgcaagtgggagactgaaggaaatatgccctaggggcaataataaagttattatttatttccttatatcatgataaatgtttattattcatgctagaattgtattaaccggaaacataatacatgtgtgaatacatagacaaacagagtgtcactagtatgcctctacttgactagctcgttgatcaaagatggttatgtttcctaaccatagacatgagttgtcattttattaacgagatcacatcattaggagaatgatgtgattgacttgacccattccattagcttagcacttgatcgtttagtttgttgctattgctttcttcataacttatacatgttcctatgactatgagattatgcaactcccgtttaccggaggaacactttgtgtgctaccaaacgtcacaacgtaactgggtgattataaaggtgctctacaggtgtctccgaaggtacttgttgggttggcgtatttcgagattaggatttgtcactccgattgtcggagaggtatctctgggccctctcgataatgcacatcacttaagccttgcaagcattgcaactaataagttagttgcgggatgatgtattacggaacgagtaaagagacttgccggtaacgagattgaactaggtattgagataccgacgatcgaatctcgggcaagtaacataccgatgacaaagggaacaacgtatgttgttatgcggtatgaccgataaagatcttcgtagaatatgtgggagccaatatgagcatccaggttccgctattggttattgtctcggtcatgtctacatagttctcgaacccgtagggtccgcacgcttaaagtttcggtgacgattatattatgagtttatgtgatttgatgtactgaaggtagttcggagtcccggatgagatcggggacatgacgaggagcctcgaaatggtcgatacgtaaagatcgatatattggacgactatattcggacatcggaaaggttccgagtgattcgggtattttcgggggtaccggggagttacgggaatatgaggaagaagtaatgggcctcatgggccaagtggtggaagagaggaggcagggcgcgcggcccccctagcccaaaccaaattggactagggggccgggccccctttcctccttttcctccttctccttccttctccttctcctcattcctttcctcctcctagtaggagtaggaaaggggagtcctactcctactaggaggatgactcctcctggcgcgcccatagagggccggccggcctcccccccccccttgctcctttatatacaggggcagggggcacctctagacacacaagttgatcagttgatctctcccagccgtgtgcggtgcccccctccaccatattccacctcggtcatatcgtagcggtgcttaggcgaagccctgcgtcggtagcaacatcatcaccgtcaccacgccgtcgtgctgacggaactctcccgtgaagctctgctggatcggagttcgcgggacgtcatcgagttgaacgtgtgctgaactcggaggtgtcgtgcgttcggtacttggatcgatcggattgtgaagacgtacgactacatcaaccgcgttgtgctaatgcttccgctttcggtctacgagggtacgtggacaaaactctcccctctcgttgctatgcatcaccatgatcttgcgtgtgcgtaggattttttttgaaattactacgttccccaacactatctaggagatgcatagcaacgagagggggagagtgtgtctatgtaccctcgtagaccgaaagcagaagcgtttgacaacgtggttgatgtagtcgagcttcttctcgttctgaccgatcaagcaccgaacgtacggcacctccgagttctacacacgttcagctcgatgacgtctctcaaactcttgatccagcaaagtgtcgagggagagtttcgtcagcacgacggtgtggtgacggtgatggtgaagtgatctgcgtggggcttcgcctaagcactacgacaatatgaccggacgcgtaaactgtggaggggggcgccgcacatggctaacaatTGTTGTTGTATCTTCTAGCGTTGccccccccacatatatatatataggttggagaggaggagaggcagccaagggggcgccccaagtaggaggaatcctacttgggcgcctcccaattcggcctTCCCCCTTACCATATCCACcgaaggggaaggaaggaggagggaggagagaaggaaggaggagggaggagagaaggaagggggaggccgaatccctcccATTCCTTTCTCTCTTCTCCTCTTTCCTTCCGCTCCTATTTCAACCTACATGGGGTACATCAACCCCCTAGGGGCTGGTATGTCCCCTTCTTGGCCCActaggcccatgtagttgccagggggatgcccggaaccccctccggtgacccgatatgtacccgtacccccggaacacttccattGTACGAATATCATCATcctatatatgaatatttacctctcgaccatttcgagactcctcgtcatgttcgtgatctcatacgggactccgaacaacatttggtcaccaaatcacataacttatataatacaaaatcgtcatcaaacgttaagagTGCGgactacgggttcgagaactatgcagacatgactgagacacttctctggtcaataaccaacagcggaacctggatgctcatattggttcccacatattctacgaagatgtttatcggtcgtgccgtaatgacaacatacgttattccctctgtcattggtatgttacttgcccgagattagatcatcggtatcttcatacctagttcaattttgttaccgtcaagtctctttactcgttctgtaatacatcatcccgcaactaaatcattagtcacattgcttgcaaggcttattatgatgtgcattaccaagagggcccagagatacctctccgatacttggagtgacaaatcctaatctcgatctatgccaacccaacaaacaccttcgaagatacctatagagcatctttataatcacccatttacgttgtgatgtttgatagcacacaaggtattcctccgatatccgagagttgtataatctcgtagtcgaaggaatatgtatttgatatgaagaaagcaatagcaataaaactgaacgatcaacatgataagctaacggatgggtcttgtccatcacatcattctcctaatgatgtgatccctttcatcaaatgacaacgcatgtctatggttaggaaacttaagcatctttgattaacgagctagtctagtagaggcttactagggacacagtgttttgtctatgtattcacacatgtatcaagttttcggttaatacaattctagcatgaataataaacatttatcatgatataaggaaatataaaataacaactttattattgcctctagggcatatttccttcacaccaTTGTGTGAGATGTACGTCGACCATATTTGTTGGCCGATGGAGATCAAGATCAGGGAGAAAGAGAATGAGATGGAAAAAAGAGGAAGGTGTGGCTCAAAAAATATTGCACAGTAAAGGTTAAGATAATTGCCATAAGAGTAGGGAGTTTTTTTAATGAAACAATAAAATAGATAGAAGCCAATTAAAAAAGGATTACCATAATCCATCACAAATTTCAAATGTCTTCAAATGGTGCAATTCAAAGCTCTTACGGATTCGATAGACTTTAAGACACTTGAGTGAAATTATCGTTTGCTTCAAACATCTGCCTTTAGGGGCCCAACACCTTCCTACATTAGAGGAAGCATCCATGCGCATTTGATTTTTGTTACTTCCATTTCCACTATGTAGTTTGTCCTTGTTACTGTGTATCTTCTCCTCCCTTTTGTTAGTCCATCTTTCTCCAGCACTTTCCTCTCTATGTTGTATTTGTTTCTTTTCACTACAACCTTGAATTGTTAGCTTTTCTCTTCTTCGTGTTTGTGTCTCGAGGTTTTCCGATTCTGTTGCACTTTGGTGTAATTCTTGAGATTGAGCAGTCACTTCCTATATTTCTTGAGGAGTAATTTACTTGCTTAATGACATAGAAGCATCTTATACTTGCAACTTCAGTACAAATTATGTGTGCATCATGCTTAGTTTCAAATGTAATCCCCGTCATAGGGACATGGTTGctatttgatacgtctccaacgtatctataattttttattgttccatgctattatattatctgtttcggatgtttaatgggctttaacatgctcttttatattatttttgggactaacctattaaccggaggcccagtgtcagtttctgtttttttgcctattttagagtttcgcagaaaaggaataccaaacggaatccaaacgaaatgtaaccttcgcgatgatctttcttggaccgaaagcaaaccagaagACTTGAAGTTGAAATCTAGAAATccgcgaggcggccacgaggcaggagggtgcgcccaagggggtaggcgcgcccccaccctcgtgggcccctcgtagctccaccgacgtacttctttcacctatatatactcttataccctagaaacatcagggggagccatgaaaccacttttccaccgccgcaacattctgtacctgtgagatcccatattggggcctttttcggcgatctgccggagggggaatcgatcacggagggcttctacatcaaccccatagcctctccgatgaagcgtgagtagtttaccacagaccttcgggtccatagttattagctagatggcttcttctctctctttgattctcaaagttctcctcgatgttcttggagatctattcgatgtaatactcttttgcggtgtgtttgtcgagatccgatgaattgtggatttatgaacttgattatctatgaatattatttggttcttctctgaattcttatatgcatgatttgatatctttgcaagtctcttcgaattatcggtttagtttggcctactagattgatctttcttgcaatgggagaagttcttagctttgggttcaatcttgcggtgtcctttcccagtgacagtaggggcagcaaggcacgtattgtattgttgccatcgaggataaaaagatggggtttatgtcatattgtttgaatttatccctctacatcatgtcatcttgcttaatgtgttactctgttcttatgaacttaatactctagatgcatgctggatagcggtcgatgtgtgaagtaatagtagtagatgcagaatcgttttgatctacttgacacggacgtgattcctatattaatgatcattgccttagatatcttcttagatatcttcataactatgcgcttttctatcaattgctcggcagtaatttattcacccaccgtaatacatgctatcttgagagaagccactagtgaagcctatggcccccgagtctctttcttattatattgcatctcttttatttacatcgcatctcgtttactattttgctatctttactttccaatctatacaataaaaataccaaaaatatttactttactatctttatcagatctcacttttgcgagtgaccgtgaagggattgacaacccctttatcgcgttggttggaaggttcttgattgtttgtgcaggtactaggtgacttgtgtgttctctcctactagtttgataccttggttctcaaaaccgagggaaatacttacgctactttgctacatcaccctttcctcttcaaaagaaaaccaacgcatgctcaagagatAGCACTATCTGCTTCCTGGCCCTGTGTGATACTTttctttgtgctttcatttcaAATGTATATTGTGATGTCTTCTCCAGCAATGTCATCTCATCTTCATTTTCTTCTTTAATTTGAATTATATTCTGGTTCTTCTCATTTGTCATATGCATCATTGTTCGTTTCAAGTGATCTTTGATATTTCTCCCTGTTTTTGATGACTCTGCATGATCGCTACTATTCTTGCTTGTTTTTCATGACTCTATATGTTTGCTCCCATTTGCCATTTTCAGATACCTTGTAGTAATTCTTCTTCGTCTTTGCTAGAACTATAGGTGCTATCATCGGTTGCCAAGTCATGGCCATTTAATTCATCATTATGCCGGGGTGATTGAATATTCATGATGTTCTTTGTATATTGAGTCTCATGACTATCATTTGCCTTACCTTCCTAGATGCATTCTTGATGTTTGGATGTATGTTCATGTGAAAGAGCAACCATGGTTTAAGTAATTTTTATTATGCTTAATATGCCTGTTTTCAGCATAATACCAATGATGTTTGattttttcttctttctcttgTTTCCGCATTGTAAACAAAAATTACCCACAATATCACTATGCTTTGTAGTAGTTCCATATACAATGGTATGTTTTTATCAAAGTTGTCACTTTGTAGATCAGTAGATGAGACATTGCAGATAATTATTCCATAAACCTTGTATATGTGCTCTCTCATATTTTGTGAGTGGATCGTCTGCAAATCATACATAATGTATTTTTATAGGAGATTTAATTTGAAATTCTTTTTGTGATTTTTGTAGTTTAACAATGAGTTTCTGCATCCATACATGTGATTCGCTTAAACTTCTTCTGGAACTGCTCCTTCTGCCGTGTATGGCTCACATTCCTGCAAATTTGCAGCGAGTCAAGAGATAGAAATTTAATCAAGGTAAACATCATTGCATAGTCCCAGCAAAAAAACATGAGTAGATAGAACTTTAAATTACTATTTCGAAGTATGGATTTTTTTTATTCGTTTTTAGTTTAGTGCGTGTAAAAAAATCAGTGGCTATTGAAATTTCAAAAATATTGTTTTTGCGggaaaaatattttttatcatgTGTTCTATTACATGCATTTTCACGACAAAAGGGGACAGGGGGGCTGGGAGGATGGAAACCTCAAGAAAATCTGTCGTGTCGAAGCACAAGGGGCCAGGGGAGGAGGAGTGCTCGGATTTCCACGACAAAATGAGAAGATTCTCTCGGCGGCCTCGTCTCCGGTACGACTCAGGTGTGACCTGTGCGCGACAAGTGACCACACACGCAACATCACGCTACTGAACTCCTCGCAGGATAGCAACAGTAGGAGCGCACTCGCGGTCACAGTCGCCTGCCTCGCCCCTGCATGCGCTGCAGCGCTGATCATCTCGGATTCCGCCCGACTACGTGCTCAGTCCAAGCCCATCACTCGCGGCCGGGGCACGCCGTACCACCACCACCACTAACACGCACGGCACGCTTAAGAGAATGCTGCATGGTAACTCGATCACCGTCGATTCAGCCCTTGCCTGCCTTGTACGTAGTGTACTGATTCCCCGACAGTTTTTACAGTGTTACACAGACTGCTGGAAAGTCATATGAAACGAGTGCCTTGTGCAAGAAAAGACACGCTCCGAGACACGGCGGCCAGGCCAGGCCAGCACAGTGCGGCCAACATCTTTCTAACCCGACACAAGTGTGCCGTGCGAGCGTGTAGAtgccagcagcagcagcagcatggCCCGGGTGCGTCTGACGCCTGCGAGTGAAACCAGGCATGCACTACACTGTGGAGAGGAGATGAGATGACGGTTCACGTGCACGCGCCAATTTCACTTGGCCGCAAGCCATGCATGCCGCTGGGGAAGGTGAGCACCGCTACAGCGACGGCCGTCCGGAGCGAGCGAGCGTGCGCGTCCTCTCCTGCCCGAACCCTTGACGTGGGCGCGCCAGTGCGCCTGCGCCGCGCTGTGCATGCATGTCACCCAAGCACGCGTTCGAGCAAGCAGACGTCGAAGCGTGCACGTACGGGCTGCCTCGGGCCTCCTCTTTTCGTGTGATTTCAGAAACAAATCGCTTCGATTCAATTGGAGAGACGAGACCCACTAACCGCTTTGTACAAGCCAGTACCACCACTACAACAGAGATTACACCGGTCTAATTAATCCACAACATTATCATCATACCACTAATCTAGCACATGCCTGCACACGCATCCGGACACGCCACCACATTCCGAAGAGTACACCACAAGGTACAGGGGCCGCGACAAAGGTACAGCCACTAAATGCTGAGCAGATCCTGCTGCGCCGGGGAGTCCTGTGGCCCGTCCTGATGCTCCTCCTCTTCTCCTTCGGCTGTGGCCTCCGACCGCGTCGTGCCGGCGGTCATCGACGTCGCCCCTGGCATGTCGGCCAGGATCTGCACCACCTCCCGCATCGTGGGCCGCTCGACGCTCTGCTCGGCGACGCAGAGCATGGCGACGTAGAAGACGTGCGTCAGCTCCTGGATGGGCACCGTCGAGAGGCGCGGGTCGACGATCTTCATCACGCCTTCCTTGGTCGACCCGGTGGCCATCCGCACCCACTGCACGATGTCCACGCCGTCGCCGAACTCGCCCACCGGCTTGCGTCCGGTGACAAGCTCCAGCAGCACCACGCCGAAGCTGTACACGTCGCTCTTCTCGTCGACCTTCAGCGTGTAGGCATACTCTGAAAAAGGCACAAAAAACACAGAGAATGCAGCCACATAAGATCACATGCCAACAATTCCCAAAGATGATCCATTTAAACGACAAAGTGATGAGAGGCTGGCTTCAGTTCCAGGGCATGTGCAGCACAGTTGGTGCCACACAGCAAAAACAATCAGAGCATACCAAAGCTGAAAATCTCGATGATTTGAATCCAAAACGTTTGTGAAGAATGAAAACAGAGGAGGACCGTAATACATACCGGGAGCGATGTATCCGTAGGAACCGGCGATCGCGGACATGCACTCGGAGCCGCCGGCGTTGCCGTTGAGGAACTTGGCGAGGCCGAAGTCGGCGACGTGCGCCTCGAAGTCGGTGTCGAGGAGGATGTTGTTGGACTTGACGTCGCGGTGCAGTATCGGCGGCGAGCAGTCGTGGTGCAGGTAGCAGAGGCCCTTGGCCGCCTCCACGGCGATCTTGTACCGCGTCGCCCACTGCAGGTGGCCGCCCTTCTTGCCGTGGAGCACCTCGCCGAGGCTGCCGTTGGGCATGTACTCGTACACCAGCAGGTTGGTCTCGCGGTTGGCCGCGAACCCGAGCAGCCGCACGATGTGGCGGTGCCGGATCCGCCCCAGCGTCTGTATCTCGGCGGAGAAGCCGTAGTCGTCGTGAGCCGAGCCGGAGCGCCCGATGGCGGACAGCCGCTTCACGGCCACCACCGCGCCGCCCGGCATCGCGCCCTTGTACACGATCCCGGACCCGCCCTTGCCGATCACGTTCTCCTCCTTGAGGCAGTCCAGCACGTCGTCCACGGCGAAGTCCAGCCGCTGGAACGCCGTGATCCGCCACGCGCGCGCCTCCGCCGACCGCTTCAGCGACCGCGCCTTCAGCACGGCCGCCACGGCGAAGATGATGGACAGCGCCAGGAGGCCGAGCACCAGGAGAAGCTTCGTGGTCGACGAGAGGGACCCGAAGGCCGACGTGGCGACGCCGTGGCCGCCGCACGGGGACAGGAAGGCCCCGCAGAGACCAGGGTTGCCGGCGAAGGAGGTGGAGTTGAAGTAGGCGAACTGCCCGGTGGCTGGGACCTCGCCGGACAGGCGGTTGTACGAGAAGTCGACGGCTGTTAGGCTCTGCATTCCGGCGATGGGAGGCGGGATCTCCCCGTCGAGCGCGTTGCTGGATAGGTTGAGGTAGTTGAGGATCCGTAGGCTGGCGAGCGCGGCCGGGATGCTGCCGGAGAGCTTGTTGCCGGATAGGTCGAGGAAGGTGAGCAGCCTGCATCCCGCGATCGCCGGCGGCAGCTCCCCGGATATCAGGTTGCCAGACATGTCCACCTTTGAAAGCTGCTGCAACTTCCCAATAGCCGGCGGGAGCTCGCCGGACAGCTTGTTGTCGGCCAACAGAAGCTTCTGCAGCCCCACGAGGCCACCGATCCCCGCCGGCACCGGGCCAGATAATCGGTTGTTATACAGGCTCAGCTCCCCTATCGATGCCGACACCTCGTCGGCGTCTAGCCGGAGCTCGCCGGACAGCAAATTGTTGTGCAGCTCTACCTGTGTCAGGTTCTGCAACGTGAACAGCTTGGCCGGAATCGTCCCATTGAGATAATTCTCTCCCAGGCGAATCCTCGTCAATGAGGGGCACCCGGCGAGCCCGCCCGGAATGCCGCCAAACAACGAATTTCCAAGCGCGATGAACGTCTCCAGCCGACCGCCGGCGCATAGCTCGGTCGGCAGAACGCCGGTGAGCTTATTTGTGCTCACGTCGACAATCCTCAGCCTGGTTGCCGCCACACCAAGCTGCGCCGGCACTCCGCCGGTGAAGTTGTTCTCCCACAACTGCAGCACTTCGAGGTTCGGCAGGTCGCCGATAAATTCGGGAATCTCGCCGGCGAGGCGGTTCCGAAAGAGGTTCAGCAGCGTCATGTTCTTGAGGGCCGCGAAGCTCGCTGGGATCTCCCCGGCGAACAGGTTGTTGGACAAGTCGAGCGACTTCAGCGCGCTCATCGCGCCTATCTCCGACGGCAGCCGGC encodes:
- the LOC125552448 gene encoding leucine-rich repeat receptor-like serine/threonine-protein kinase BAM1; this encodes MARSMAATHTFLLPVLLLLLATATRSTASGSPTSVASPEAAALLNLSVALADPSGYLSAHWTPATPLCSWPRLSCDAAGSRVVSLDLSALNLTGPIPAAALSSVPHLRSLNLSNNLFNSTFPDGLIASLADIRVLDLYNNNLTGPLPAALPNLTNLVHLHLGGNFFSGSIPTSYGQWSRIRYLALSGNELTGEIPPELGNLATLRELYLGYFNSFTGGIPPELGRLRQLVRLDMASCGISGTVPPELANLTALDTLFLQINALSGRLPSEIGAMSALKSLDLSNNLFAGEIPASFAALKNMTLLNLFRNRLAGEIPEFIGDLPNLEVLQLWENNFTGGVPAQLGVAATRLRIVDVSTNKLTGVLPTELCAGGRLETFIALGNSLFGGIPGGLAGCPSLTRIRLGENYLNGTIPAKLFTLQNLTQVELHNNLLSGELRLDADEVSASIGELSLYNNRLSGPVPAGIGGLVGLQKLLLADNKLSGELPPAIGKLQQLSKVDMSGNLISGELPPAIAGCRLLTFLDLSGNKLSGSIPAALASLRILNYLNLSSNALDGEIPPPIAGMQSLTAVDFSYNRLSGEVPATGQFAYFNSTSFAGNPGLCGAFLSPCGGHGVATSAFGSLSSTTKLLLVLGLLALSIIFAVAAVLKARSLKRSAEARAWRITAFQRLDFAVDDVLDCLKEENVIGKGGSGIVYKGAMPGGAVVAVKRLSAIGRSGSAHDDYGFSAEIQTLGRIRHRHIVRLLGFAANRETNLLVYEYMPNGSLGEVLHGKKGGHLQWATRYKIAVEAAKGLCYLHHDCSPPILHRDVKSNNILLDTDFEAHVADFGLAKFLNGNAGGSECMSAIAGSYGYIAPEYAYTLKVDEKSDVYSFGVVLLELVTGRKPVGEFGDGVDIVQWVRMATGSTKEGVMKIVDPRLSTVPIQELTHVFYVAMLCVAEQSVERPTMREVVQILADMPGATSMTAGTTRSEATAEGEEEEHQDGPQDSPAQQDLLSI